A single region of the Hoeflea prorocentri genome encodes:
- a CDS encoding DsbA family oxidoreductase — translation MTAVNIDIVSDVMCPWCYVGKKRLEAALKELPQNIEVDVRWRPYQLDATLPKEGKDRKEYLSEKFGGSERAKQIYDAILDAGREENIPFDFEAIAVSPNTLDAHRIIRWAASEAPGVQDRLVDILFRAYFLEGKNIGDNTILLEAAEKAGMDRAITEGLLSGTADCLEVEQEIEVARKMGVTGVPCFIIDNKYAVMGAQTADVLSNAIAEVARQKETELASEEQVAEET, via the coding sequence ATGACCGCCGTTAACATCGATATTGTATCGGACGTCATGTGTCCGTGGTGCTATGTAGGCAAGAAAAGGCTCGAAGCGGCACTCAAGGAGCTGCCTCAGAATATTGAGGTCGATGTGCGCTGGAGGCCCTATCAGCTTGACGCAACGCTTCCAAAGGAAGGCAAGGACCGCAAAGAGTATCTTTCCGAAAAATTCGGCGGTTCCGAACGGGCGAAACAGATCTACGATGCCATCCTGGATGCCGGCCGCGAGGAAAATATACCCTTTGATTTCGAGGCCATCGCGGTTTCCCCGAATACGTTAGATGCGCATCGTATCATCCGCTGGGCGGCTTCAGAGGCGCCGGGAGTGCAGGACCGGCTCGTCGACATCCTGTTTCGTGCCTATTTCCTTGAGGGCAAGAATATCGGCGACAATACGATCCTTCTGGAGGCTGCGGAAAAAGCCGGGATGGACCGGGCAATTACCGAAGGCCTGCTTTCCGGGACTGCCGACTGTCTTGAGGTGGAACAGGAGATCGAAGTTGCTCGCAAGATGGGCGTAACCGGCGTTCCCTGTTTTATCATTGATAATAAATATGCCGTCATGGGCGCCCAGACGGCCGATGTGCTTTCAAATGCGATCGCAGAGGTCGCACGCCAGAAGGAAACGGAACTGGCGTCTGAAGAGCAGGTTGCTGAAGAAACCTAG
- the mfd gene encoding transcription-repair coupling factor, protein MLTDMSVKGIFDVSVPTIVANVPSGSEALILAEAARRGKPVAYVLSDGQRMADLAQNLGFVAPDIPVLQLPGWDCLPYDRVSPSADAAAQRLSTLSALCAHRQNPHAAIVLVSINALMQRVPEQNLLDRVAFQARAGNQLRMDDLAARLASDGFERVPTVREVGEYAIRGGILDVFLPGNEEPLRLDFFGDTLESIRGFDPATQRTTGQVREFLLNPMSEVTLDKQTISRFRQNYLSLFGAATRDDALYQAISEGRRFAGMEHWLPLFYEKLETVFDYLPDFTIYTDRNVPEAAAERHKQIVDHYEARSTFAEAASSAGATPYNAVPVEQLYLDPDAISKIFGDKNAITLSPFMEQEGGAQRVVNIDAHAGPRWAASVEKRDDAGQRVNLFDDVVKHIGQKRGEGAKVLITAWTEGSLDRLLQVLAEHGLERVRPVKTLSDLDKLAPGEAAAAILNLESGFEINELAVIGEQDILGDRLVRRGRRRKKGADYISEVSGLEVGDIVVHAEHGIGKFMGLRTIEAAGAPHACLELRYAEQAKLFLPVENIELLSRYGSDASDAVLDKLGGVAWQSRKAKLKKRLLEMADALIRIAAERQMRHAPKLNMPEGLYDEFAARFPYDETEDQAVAIDAVLDDLSGGVPMDRLVCGDVGFGKTEVALRAAFIAAMNGVQVAIVVPTTLLARQHFKTFSDRLRGFPINVRQASRLVGTKELTQTKQALSEGKADIVIGTHALLGKSIRFANLGLLIIDEEQHFGVKHKERLKELKSDVHVLTLSATPIPRTLQLAMTGVRELSLITTPPVDRMAVRTFISPFDPLVIRETLLREHYRGGQSFYVCPRIADLGEVHAFLESDVPELKVAVAHGQMPAGELDDIMNAFYDGQYDVLLSTTIVESGLDVPTANTLIVHRADMFGLAQLYQLRGRVGRSKVRAFSLFTLPVNRILTATAERRLKVLQSLDTLGAGFQLASHDLDIRGAGNLLGEEQSGHIKEVGFELYQHMLEEAVAELKGEEERIDTGWSPQITVGTSVMIPDAYVPDLHLRLGLYRRLGDLNTPDEIDGFGAELIDRFGPLPDEVQHLLKIVFMKSLCRRANVEKLDAGPKGVVVHFRNTEFPNPAGLVAHLGKQGSLAKIRPDQSVVFARDLPTAQNRLNGAAVIMTQLAEIAEAD, encoded by the coding sequence CTGATCCTTGCGGAGGCTGCACGGCGGGGAAAACCGGTTGCCTACGTGCTCTCCGATGGCCAGCGCATGGCCGACCTAGCGCAAAACCTGGGTTTCGTAGCCCCGGACATACCCGTCCTTCAGCTTCCCGGCTGGGATTGTCTGCCCTATGACCGTGTATCGCCGAGCGCCGACGCGGCAGCGCAGCGCCTCTCAACGCTCAGCGCCCTGTGCGCACATCGTCAAAACCCCCATGCCGCGATCGTTCTGGTCTCCATCAACGCCCTGATGCAAAGGGTTCCCGAGCAAAATCTGTTGGACCGTGTGGCATTCCAGGCCCGCGCCGGCAATCAGCTTCGGATGGACGATCTCGCAGCCCGCCTCGCCAGCGATGGTTTCGAACGCGTGCCAACCGTCCGGGAGGTCGGCGAATACGCGATACGGGGTGGTATTCTTGATGTATTCCTGCCTGGAAACGAAGAGCCGCTCCGGCTCGATTTTTTTGGCGACACACTTGAGAGCATCCGGGGATTCGATCCGGCGACGCAACGCACCACAGGGCAGGTGCGCGAATTCCTGTTGAACCCGATGAGCGAAGTGACGCTCGACAAACAGACGATCAGCCGCTTTCGCCAGAATTATCTTTCTCTATTTGGCGCTGCTACCCGTGACGATGCGCTTTATCAGGCAATCAGTGAAGGCCGTCGCTTCGCCGGAATGGAACACTGGCTTCCGCTTTTTTATGAGAAACTGGAGACGGTGTTTGATTATCTGCCGGATTTCACGATCTATACCGACCGGAACGTGCCGGAAGCGGCGGCGGAGCGCCACAAGCAGATTGTCGATCACTACGAGGCGCGCAGCACCTTTGCAGAAGCGGCGTCTTCCGCCGGAGCGACGCCCTACAACGCCGTGCCAGTCGAACAGCTTTATCTCGATCCTGACGCGATTTCCAAAATCTTTGGCGACAAAAACGCGATAACCCTCTCGCCTTTCATGGAGCAGGAAGGCGGCGCGCAACGCGTCGTCAATATCGATGCCCACGCCGGTCCCCGCTGGGCTGCCAGCGTGGAGAAACGGGATGATGCGGGCCAGCGCGTCAACCTGTTTGACGATGTTGTCAAACATATCGGCCAAAAGCGCGGTGAGGGGGCCAAGGTCCTGATCACGGCCTGGACGGAAGGGTCGCTCGACCGTTTGCTGCAGGTTCTGGCCGAACACGGGCTTGAGCGTGTGCGGCCTGTCAAAACCCTCTCTGACCTTGACAAACTGGCACCCGGAGAAGCCGCCGCCGCCATTCTCAATCTGGAAAGCGGCTTCGAAATCAATGAGCTGGCTGTCATCGGTGAGCAGGATATCCTCGGAGACCGCCTTGTTCGGCGCGGGCGACGACGAAAGAAAGGCGCGGACTATATCTCCGAAGTGTCCGGACTCGAGGTGGGCGATATCGTGGTCCACGCCGAACACGGTATCGGTAAATTTATGGGACTTCGCACCATCGAGGCGGCAGGCGCGCCCCATGCCTGCCTGGAACTGCGATATGCGGAACAGGCCAAGCTGTTTCTTCCGGTGGAAAACATCGAACTCCTGTCGCGCTATGGCTCTGACGCCTCGGATGCCGTTCTGGACAAACTCGGCGGGGTCGCATGGCAATCGCGCAAGGCAAAGCTGAAAAAGCGGCTGCTCGAAATGGCGGACGCCCTGATCAGGATCGCGGCCGAACGGCAGATGCGCCATGCACCCAAGCTCAACATGCCGGAAGGACTTTACGACGAGTTTGCCGCCCGTTTTCCCTATGACGAAACGGAAGACCAGGCGGTCGCCATTGACGCCGTTCTGGATGACCTGTCGGGCGGCGTGCCCATGGACCGCCTCGTTTGCGGCGATGTCGGTTTCGGAAAGACGGAGGTGGCCCTGCGGGCAGCCTTTATTGCCGCGATGAATGGCGTGCAGGTGGCTATCGTTGTGCCGACAACGCTGCTCGCCCGTCAGCACTTCAAGACGTTCAGCGATCGCCTGCGCGGTTTTCCTATCAATGTCAGGCAAGCATCGAGGCTCGTCGGTACAAAAGAACTGACGCAGACCAAGCAGGCGCTTTCCGAAGGCAAGGCCGATATCGTCATCGGCACGCACGCGCTGCTTGGCAAATCGATCCGGTTTGCCAATCTCGGCCTTCTGATTATCGATGAAGAGCAGCATTTCGGCGTCAAGCACAAGGAAAGGCTCAAAGAGCTGAAGTCCGATGTCCACGTGCTGACGCTTTCCGCAACGCCCATCCCGCGTACGCTGCAGCTCGCCATGACCGGCGTGCGGGAGCTGTCTCTGATCACCACGCCTCCCGTTGACCGGATGGCCGTGCGCACCTTTATTTCGCCCTTTGATCCACTTGTCATTCGCGAAACCCTGCTACGCGAACATTATCGCGGCGGGCAGAGTTTCTATGTCTGCCCCCGCATTGCCGACCTTGGCGAGGTTCATGCTTTCCTCGAATCGGATGTGCCCGAGTTGAAGGTCGCTGTCGCCCATGGGCAGATGCCCGCCGGTGAGCTCGACGACATCATGAACGCGTTTTATGACGGCCAATATGATGTGCTGTTGTCGACGACCATCGTTGAGTCCGGCCTTGATGTGCCAACGGCAAACACGCTGATTGTCCATCGCGCCGACATGTTCGGACTGGCCCAGCTTTATCAGCTTCGCGGTCGTGTCGGACGCTCCAAGGTGCGGGCCTTTTCATTGTTCACCCTGCCTGTGAACCGCATACTGACGGCAACCGCGGAACGCCGGCTGAAGGTCCTGCAGTCCCTCGACACGCTCGGCGCCGGCTTCCAGCTGGCCAGCCATGACCTCGATATTCGCGGTGCCGGCAATCTGCTGGGAGAAGAACAGTCCGGCCATATCAAGGAAGTCGGTTTTGAACTCTACCAGCACATGCTGGAGGAAGCTGTCGCAGAACTGAAGGGCGAGGAAGAGCGCATCGACACCGGCTGGTCTCCGCAGATCACCGTCGGTACGTCCGTCATGATTCCGGACGCCTATGTGCCGGACCTTCATTTGCGGCTTGGTCTTTACAGAAGGCTCGGCGATCTCAACACACCCGATGAGATTGACGGCTTCGGCGCCGAACTGATTGACCGCTTCGGTCCGTTGCCGGACGAAGTACAGCATCTGCTCAAAATCGTCTTCATGAAGTCGCTTTGCCGGCGTGCAAATGTCGAAAAGCTCGATGCAGGCCCCAAGGGGGTCGTCGTTCATTTTCGCAACACCGAGTTCCCCAACCCGGCCGGCCTGGTGGCGCACCTAGGCAAACAAGGATCACTGGCCAAAATTCGTCCGGACCAGAGCGTGGTCTTTGCACGAGACCTGCCAACAGCTCAAAACCGCCTGAACGGCGCCGCTGTCATCATGACGCAACTGGCAGAGATTGCCGAGGCGGACTAG